The following coding sequences lie in one Danio rerio strain Tuebingen ecotype United States chromosome 3, GRCz12tu, whole genome shotgun sequence genomic window:
- the ptx4 gene encoding pentraxin-4 isoform X3: MTSTHLQRIGKNHNVTNNVDFKFLSQQFERISRELRSFREMTEHSLNSLKSWTKSLQKKTNRLHSSLSNMTRALWQNNHHNLREIHKQRAALTDLSHKIQKQQSQIDSLESLKDQVQDGMQDLQTSLKKHQTRIMKLESQIQELLKIISTSKAEDPFNSIRKQHGVLMRHVQTQPKSREHRIRERLLLRSTKQPQTTIRERQWQSTTQPTVQAHEELFQLPLRHKIPHVQSPKEEAKICNVGSMLLFPSTSTENYAIFQKTFQTGIHELSICTWLKVDAKYVGTIFSYATENNDNMLVLYGHNSGKLGLMDFVIGDPTYRELPSQNILDGEWHHLCIIWSSIEGRFWYYLDRHLISNGSKFQKGYEIPPGGFVVLGQEQDSLGGDFDVAEAFVGRLAGFALWTRTLSPVEVSGLADGKGVPQGAVLSLDDVDQMSGSVQHITCECLEHCV, translated from the exons ATGACCTCGACTCATCTTCAGAGAATTGGCAAAAACCACAACGTTACAAACAACGTAGATTTTAAATTTTTGAGTCAGCAGTTTGAGAGGATCTCCAGGGAGCTCCGTTCATTTAGAGAAATGACAGAACACAGTCTGAATTCCCTCAAATCTTGGACGAAGAGTCTACAGAAAAAGACCAACAGGCTTCACTCCAGTCTGTCCAACATGACGAGAGCACTGTGGCAGAACAACCATCACAACCTCAGAGAAATACACAAGCAGAGAGCAGCGTTGACTGATCTGTCCCATAAGATCCAGAAACAGCAAAGCCAAATCGACTCATTGGAGTCCTTAAAAGATCAGGTTCAGGATGGGATGCAGGATCTTCAGACGTCTCTCAAAAAACACCAGACACGGATAATGAAGTTGGAAAGTCAGATTCAAGAACTGTTAAAGATCATTTCAACTTCCAAGGCTGAAGATCCTTTTAATTCTATTAGGAAGCAACATGGAGTGCTCATGAGGCATGTTCAGACTCAACCAAAGTCCAGAGAGCACAGAATAAGAGAGAGGTTGTTGTTGAGGTCAACGAAACAACCACAGACCACAATAAGGGAAAGACAATGGCAGAGCACCACACAACCAACAGTTCAGGCTCACGAGGAACTTTTTCAACTTCCACTTCGACACAAAATCCCACATGTTCAAAGTCCAAAGGAAGAAGCCAAAA TTTGCAATGTGGGTTCAATGCTTCTGTTTCCATCTACCTCCACTGAAAATTATGCCATCTTCCAGAAGACATTCCAAACTGGAATACATGAGCTCTCTATTTGCACTTGGCTCAAAGTAGACGCCAAGTATGTTGGAACAATTTTTTCTTACGCCACGGAAAACAACGACAATATGCTTGTTCTCTATGGTCATAATTCTGGAAAACTGGGCCTTATGGATTTTGTGATTGGAGATCCAACTTATCGTGAATTACCTTCACAAAATATCCTGGATGGCGAGTGGCACCATTTATGCATCATCTGGTCTTCTATCGAAGGCAGGTTTTGGTATTATTTGGACCGTCATCTTATATCTAATGGATCCAAGTTCCAAAAGGGCTATGAGATCCCTCCTGGAGGCTTTGTGGTTCTGGGGCAGGAGCAGGATTCACTTGGTGGGGATTTCGATGTAGCAGAAGCATTTGTGGGCAGATTGGCTGGTTTTGCATTGTGGACTAGGACTCTGAGCCCTGTTGAGGTGTCTGGACTGGCTGATGGAAAAGGAGTCCCACAAGGAGCAGTGCTCAGCCTGGATGATGTAGATCAGATGTCTGGTTCTGTTCAGCACATCACCTGTGAGTGTCTGGAACACTGCGTGTAA
- the ptx4 gene encoding pentraxin-4 isoform X2, with product MTRQVGGSVFLLITVFLLMPMSWTRRGVPADTFKALNNRLRTLNQQFKRFQQMTSTHLQRIGKNHNVTNNVDFKFLSQQFERISRELRSFREMTEHSLNSLKSWTKSLQKKTNRLHSSLSNMTRALWQNNHHNLREIHKQRAALTDLSHKIQKQQSQIDSLESLKDQVQDGMQDLQTSLKKHQTRIMKLESQIQELLKIISTSKAEDPFNSIRKQHGVLMRHVQTQPKSREHRIRERLLLRSTKQPQTTIRERQWQSTTQPTVQAHEELFQLPLRHKIPHVQSPKEEAKICNVGSMLLFPSTSTENYAIFQKTFQTGIHELSICTWLKVDAKYVGTIFSYATENNDNMLVLYGHNSGKLGLMDFVIGDPTYRELPSQNILDGEWHHLCIIWSSIEGRFWYYLDRHLISNGSKFQKGYEIPPGGFVVLGQEQDSLGGDFDVAEAFVGRLAGFALWTRTLSPVEVSGLADGKGVPQGAVLSLDDVDQMSGSVQHITCECLEHCV from the exons ATGACCAGACAGGTTGGAGGAAGTGTTTTTTTGCTGATCACAGTCTTCTTGTTGATGCCTATGAGCTGGACAAGGAGAGGAGTACCGGCTGACACATTTAAAGCCTTGAACAACAGACTGAGGACGCTGAATCAGCAG TTCAAGAGATTTCAACAGATGACCTCGACTCATCTTCAGAGAATTGGCAAAAACCACAACGTTACAAACAACGTAGATTTTAAATTTTTGAGTCAGCAGTTTGAGAGGATCTCCAGGGAGCTCCGTTCATTTAGAGAAATGACAGAACACAGTCTGAATTCCCTCAAATCTTGGACGAAGAGTCTACAGAAAAAGACCAACAGGCTTCACTCCAGTCTGTCCAACATGACGAGAGCACTGTGGCAGAACAACCATCACAACCTCAGAGAAATACACAAGCAGAGAGCAGCGTTGACTGATCTGTCCCATAAGATCCAGAAACAGCAAAGCCAAATCGACTCATTGGAGTCCTTAAAAGATCAGGTTCAGGATGGGATGCAGGATCTTCAGACGTCTCTCAAAAAACACCAGACACGGATAATGAAGTTGGAAAGTCAGATTCAAGAACTGTTAAAGATCATTTCAACTTCCAAGGCTGAAGATCCTTTTAATTCTATTAGGAAGCAACATGGAGTGCTCATGAGGCATGTTCAGACTCAACCAAAGTCCAGAGAGCACAGAATAAGAGAGAGGTTGTTGTTGAGGTCAACGAAACAACCACAGACCACAATAAGGGAAAGACAATGGCAGAGCACCACACAACCAACAGTTCAGGCTCACGAGGAACTTTTTCAACTTCCACTTCGACACAAAATCCCACATGTTCAAAGTCCAAAGGAAGAAGCCAAAA TTTGCAATGTGGGTTCAATGCTTCTGTTTCCATCTACCTCCACTGAAAATTATGCCATCTTCCAGAAGACATTCCAAACTGGAATACATGAGCTCTCTATTTGCACTTGGCTCAAAGTAGACGCCAAGTATGTTGGAACAATTTTTTCTTACGCCACGGAAAACAACGACAATATGCTTGTTCTCTATGGTCATAATTCTGGAAAACTGGGCCTTATGGATTTTGTGATTGGAGATCCAACTTATCGTGAATTACCTTCACAAAATATCCTGGATGGCGAGTGGCACCATTTATGCATCATCTGGTCTTCTATCGAAGGCAGGTTTTGGTATTATTTGGACCGTCATCTTATATCTAATGGATCCAAGTTCCAAAAGGGCTATGAGATCCCTCCTGGAGGCTTTGTGGTTCTGGGGCAGGAGCAGGATTCACTTGGTGGGGATTTCGATGTAGCAGAAGCATTTGTGGGCAGATTGGCTGGTTTTGCATTGTGGACTAGGACTCTGAGCCCTGTTGAGGTGTCTGGACTGGCTGATGGAAAAGGAGTCCCACAAGGAGCAGTGCTCAGCCTGGATGATGTAGATCAGATGTCTGGTTCTGTTCAGCACATCACCTGTGAGTGTCTGGAACACTGCGTGTAA
- the ptx4 gene encoding pentraxin-4 isoform X1 → MEGRKSPKMLAAEGSFCLLKTLFKGGKVTMTRQVGGSVFLLITVFLLMPMSWTRRGVPADTFKALNNRLRTLNQQFKRFQQMTSTHLQRIGKNHNVTNNVDFKFLSQQFERISRELRSFREMTEHSLNSLKSWTKSLQKKTNRLHSSLSNMTRALWQNNHHNLREIHKQRAALTDLSHKIQKQQSQIDSLESLKDQVQDGMQDLQTSLKKHQTRIMKLESQIQELLKIISTSKAEDPFNSIRKQHGVLMRHVQTQPKSREHRIRERLLLRSTKQPQTTIRERQWQSTTQPTVQAHEELFQLPLRHKIPHVQSPKEEAKICNVGSMLLFPSTSTENYAIFQKTFQTGIHELSICTWLKVDAKYVGTIFSYATENNDNMLVLYGHNSGKLGLMDFVIGDPTYRELPSQNILDGEWHHLCIIWSSIEGRFWYYLDRHLISNGSKFQKGYEIPPGGFVVLGQEQDSLGGDFDVAEAFVGRLAGFALWTRTLSPVEVSGLADGKGVPQGAVLSLDDVDQMSGSVQHITCECLEHCV, encoded by the exons ACTCTGTTCAAAGGAGGTAAAGTGACCATGACCAGACAGGTTGGAGGAAGTGTTTTTTTGCTGATCACAGTCTTCTTGTTGATGCCTATGAGCTGGACAAGGAGAGGAGTACCGGCTGACACATTTAAAGCCTTGAACAACAGACTGAGGACGCTGAATCAGCAG TTCAAGAGATTTCAACAGATGACCTCGACTCATCTTCAGAGAATTGGCAAAAACCACAACGTTACAAACAACGTAGATTTTAAATTTTTGAGTCAGCAGTTTGAGAGGATCTCCAGGGAGCTCCGTTCATTTAGAGAAATGACAGAACACAGTCTGAATTCCCTCAAATCTTGGACGAAGAGTCTACAGAAAAAGACCAACAGGCTTCACTCCAGTCTGTCCAACATGACGAGAGCACTGTGGCAGAACAACCATCACAACCTCAGAGAAATACACAAGCAGAGAGCAGCGTTGACTGATCTGTCCCATAAGATCCAGAAACAGCAAAGCCAAATCGACTCATTGGAGTCCTTAAAAGATCAGGTTCAGGATGGGATGCAGGATCTTCAGACGTCTCTCAAAAAACACCAGACACGGATAATGAAGTTGGAAAGTCAGATTCAAGAACTGTTAAAGATCATTTCAACTTCCAAGGCTGAAGATCCTTTTAATTCTATTAGGAAGCAACATGGAGTGCTCATGAGGCATGTTCAGACTCAACCAAAGTCCAGAGAGCACAGAATAAGAGAGAGGTTGTTGTTGAGGTCAACGAAACAACCACAGACCACAATAAGGGAAAGACAATGGCAGAGCACCACACAACCAACAGTTCAGGCTCACGAGGAACTTTTTCAACTTCCACTTCGACACAAAATCCCACATGTTCAAAGTCCAAAGGAAGAAGCCAAAA TTTGCAATGTGGGTTCAATGCTTCTGTTTCCATCTACCTCCACTGAAAATTATGCCATCTTCCAGAAGACATTCCAAACTGGAATACATGAGCTCTCTATTTGCACTTGGCTCAAAGTAGACGCCAAGTATGTTGGAACAATTTTTTCTTACGCCACGGAAAACAACGACAATATGCTTGTTCTCTATGGTCATAATTCTGGAAAACTGGGCCTTATGGATTTTGTGATTGGAGATCCAACTTATCGTGAATTACCTTCACAAAATATCCTGGATGGCGAGTGGCACCATTTATGCATCATCTGGTCTTCTATCGAAGGCAGGTTTTGGTATTATTTGGACCGTCATCTTATATCTAATGGATCCAAGTTCCAAAAGGGCTATGAGATCCCTCCTGGAGGCTTTGTGGTTCTGGGGCAGGAGCAGGATTCACTTGGTGGGGATTTCGATGTAGCAGAAGCATTTGTGGGCAGATTGGCTGGTTTTGCATTGTGGACTAGGACTCTGAGCCCTGTTGAGGTGTCTGGACTGGCTGATGGAAAAGGAGTCCCACAAGGAGCAGTGCTCAGCCTGGATGATGTAGATCAGATGTCTGGTTCTGTTCAGCACATCACCTGTGAGTGTCTGGAACACTGCGTGTAA